A genomic segment from uncultured Desulfovibrio sp. encodes:
- a CDS encoding spidroin-2 gives MQTIPSWLFCWQWIAAVLTLGASAASAMPVIIALTLATGRRGQARLSAYGARTLARCAAGLAVLGPLLAAGSVLALLASVRSMEHMFEGVSLWMPAMLPYTTAVAAWLAGILCLLLYLAADRAAPVPQAAQDYWQPGQIGLRVGLALLAALCFFAAQVLPNWPFSGLPQGLSIGDVALAVLPKTLHDYFTALAPAGSVALIILSLVARNSGAAFTLADEQRAARWCALWAMVGFIPRCIDRWGLVIGFSLRQGPLPQGLAEQAMGLVPMTLAIACWVALFVLRAPRKFYWLNVLGLLLLVLGASFPFLLALGR, from the coding sequence ATGCAAACTATTCCTTCTTGGCTTTTCTGCTGGCAATGGATTGCCGCTGTTCTGACCCTGGGCGCAAGCGCCGCTTCGGCCATGCCCGTTATTATCGCTCTCACCCTGGCCACCGGCAGACGGGGGCAGGCCAGGCTCAGCGCCTATGGAGCGCGCACCCTCGCCCGCTGCGCTGCGGGGCTAGCTGTTCTCGGCCCGCTGCTGGCCGCAGGCAGTGTTCTTGCCCTGCTGGCAAGCGTGCGCAGCATGGAACATATGTTTGAAGGCGTATCATTGTGGATGCCAGCCATGCTGCCCTACACAACGGCGGTTGCCGCATGGCTGGCTGGCATACTCTGCCTGCTGCTGTATCTTGCGGCTGACCGCGCTGCCCCCGTGCCGCAAGCTGCGCAGGATTACTGGCAGCCGGGGCAGATCGGCCTGCGTGTTGGCCTTGCGCTGCTGGCGGCCCTCTGCTTTTTTGCCGCGCAGGTTTTGCCCAACTGGCCCTTTTCCGGCCTGCCGCAAGGGCTGAGCATAGGGGATGTGGCTCTGGCCGTGCTTCCCAAAACCCTTCACGACTACTTTACCGCATTGGCCCCAGCGGGCAGTGTTGCACTGATCATCCTTTCCCTTGTGGCCCGCAACAGTGGAGCCGCATTCACGCTGGCGGACGAACAGCGCGCTGCCCGCTGGTGCGCCCTGTGGGCCATGGTGGGCTTTATCCCCCGCTGCATTGACCGCTGGGGGCTTGTGATCGGCTTTTCCCTGCGGCAGGGGCCCTTGCCGCAAGGGCTGGCGGAACAGGCAATGGGCCTTGTGCCCATGACCCTCGCCATTGCCTGCTGGGTGGCCCTGTTTGTTCTGCGCGCCCCCCGCAAATTTTACTGGCTCAACGTTCTTGGGCTTCTGCTGCTTGTGCTTGGCGCGAGTTTTCCGTTCCTTTTGGCGCTCGGGCGCTGA
- a CDS encoding OsmC family protein, producing the protein MATVSAKYLGDLRVECVHNQSGTKIITDAPSDNQGLGAAFSPTDLCATALGACAMTIIGIYAKTHGVDVTGTEMEINKTMSADPRRIGKIEVTFKMPDREYSAKEKAVIERCTQSCPVHHTLHPDVEQVFTFIWKN; encoded by the coding sequence ATGGCTACCGTCAGTGCAAAATATCTTGGGGATCTGCGCGTGGAGTGCGTCCACAACCAGAGCGGCACAAAGATCATCACAGACGCCCCTTCTGACAATCAGGGCCTGGGCGCGGCTTTTTCGCCCACCGACCTGTGCGCCACAGCCCTTGGGGCCTGCGCCATGACCATTATTGGCATTTATGCAAAGACGCATGGCGTGGACGTGACCGGCACAGAGATGGAGATCAACAAAACCATGAGCGCCGACCCGCGCCGCATCGGCAAGATTGAAGTGACCTTCAAAATGCCCGACCGCGAATATTCCGCCAAGGAAAAGGCGGTAATCGAGCGCTGCACACAAAGCTGCCCCGTGCACCACACCCTGCACCCCGATGTGGAGCAGGTGTTTACCTTTATTTGGAAGAACTGA
- a CDS encoding protoporphyrinogen oxidase — protein sequence MRTLFFLSLLMLCLTVTAQAEPRSFTLFSADLPQGWDGEEKMGFKSGNPDECMLILGLSNEKKDDYAALISIFVLPNTQNDDSASIANKLAPLQANASQPRPQGPFWTFNGELRSQAFPAPGVTKVNATADKVLIAIVQDPDQRGAEAIFASLKGLTPETRKLLGQ from the coding sequence ATGCGGACTTTGTTTTTTCTGTCCCTTCTCATGCTCTGCCTGACGGTCACAGCCCAGGCTGAACCGCGCTCGTTTACGCTTTTCAGTGCCGACCTGCCCCAAGGCTGGGACGGCGAGGAAAAGATGGGCTTCAAATCGGGCAATCCCGATGAATGCATGCTGATTCTGGGCCTTTCCAACGAAAAGAAAGACGACTACGCCGCACTCATCAGCATTTTTGTTCTGCCCAATACGCAAAATGACGACAGCGCTTCCATTGCCAACAAGCTTGCCCCTCTTCAGGCCAACGCTTCCCAGCCCCGCCCGCAGGGGCCGTTCTGGACGTTTAACGGCGAACTGCGCAGCCAGGCCTTTCCCGCCCCCGGCGTGACCAAGGTCAACGCCACGGCAGACAAGGTCCTTATTGCCATTGTTCAGGATCCTGACCAGCGTGGAGCCGAAGCTATTTTTGCCAGCCTCAAGGGCCTCACCCCCGAAACGCGCAAGCTGCTCGGCCAGTAA
- a CDS encoding manganese efflux pump MntP family protein, whose protein sequence is MSFFAVLLLAVALSMDAFAVALASGCALRAPQARHYFRLSAAFGFFQFAMPVVGWYLGITVRSYMEAWDHWIAFALLGWIGGKMVFSGFSALRASSSCPRPSVDPTVGRNLLVLSVATSIDALAVGLSFAILGTSVWSPALMIGLVCAVITAVGVYLGKALANLCAVNGWAELLGGLTLLAIACNTLREHNVFG, encoded by the coding sequence ATGTCGTTTTTTGCTGTTCTGCTCCTGGCCGTTGCCCTTTCCATGGATGCGTTTGCCGTTGCCCTGGCTTCGGGCTGCGCCTTGCGCGCGCCGCAGGCGCGTCATTACTTCCGCCTTTCCGCGGCATTCGGTTTTTTTCAGTTCGCCATGCCGGTGGTGGGGTGGTATCTGGGCATTACCGTGCGTTCTTATATGGAAGCGTGGGATCACTGGATCGCCTTTGCCCTGCTGGGCTGGATAGGCGGCAAAATGGTGTTTTCGGGGTTTTCGGCCCTACGGGCGAGTTCCTCCTGTCCGCGTCCTTCGGTGGATCCCACTGTGGGGCGTAACCTGCTGGTGCTGAGCGTTGCCACAAGCATCGATGCCCTGGCCGTGGGCCTTTCTTTTGCAATTCTGGGAACTTCTGTCTGGAGTCCGGCCCTGATGATCGGTCTGGTCTGCGCGGTCATTACCGCTGTGGGCGTATATCTGGGCAAGGCGCTGGCCAACCTCTGCGCGGTCAACGGATGGGCTGAACTGCTGGGCGGGCTGACCCTGCTGGCTATTGCCTGTAACACGCTGCGCGAGCATAATGTTTTTGGTTAA